The nucleotide sequence CTAGGAGTGCTAAACAGCATAgactcagaagtaataatgaacaagctGGCATCCGCAACCGGAGAGCTGGTCAAACTAAAACAACCTTTGATATCATCCTTGTTAGCCTTAGGAAATCACGAATGGCTGACGTCTAAACTACtccctgattgggaaaaaaacaatattaaggacCATTTGATGATAGTAGAAGGATTGGAAATGATACCAAAAGACATATCCTGGGCCCTTAGTTGCATCCAGACACAAATGTGGATGCAAATTGTCATTTCCGATATCTTAAGAGAAGGCGAAGAAGGAATCCTCCcaacagagattagaaagataatttgggataaggcaaaacctcaagagagggagttgcagtcctggtggaaactggtgaattttacatatgaaagacaggatgacaaaataattgcctttgtatTAACAGTTGTAGAAGCTGCCCAGCATAGCATATACCCTGTTACCTCTATAGGACTAAACCATGGGGGAATGATAATCAGTCCAGTAGGGCATGGGAGATGGGCATGGAAGCAAGGGGATAAATGGCAAACCGTCAACACAGAACTATGCATTAATATGGGCCAGCAGGGATACGTTTGTGAAGGGAACGGCATACAGGCCGAAGACATGTGCttagacacacatcagaaagagtgtcattttgaaatacagtcatcCATAAACAATGATACAGTTATGATATATATAGGAGAGGGGTGCATATGTCTTCGTACCCTTTGCACAAGTGTGCTCATAGATGGTTATTTTAAGGTAAAGATAGGAAACTATTCCAATCATTGTGtatgtaatttcacaaaaattgaagggtGTGATTTTGCCTATACTATCCCAGTACTAACCTCTCAGGTAATAGAATCAGATTATGCCTTAATTAGAAAAATAGATCCTGTCTCTATAGGAATGAATTTGGATaggattaaagaaatgttgcaacataAAGACTTAATCTCCATcctagaagatgtaaaaaggaaaggaaaagaaatgttagttgtagtaaaacatgatacagaacaaattcatgagattctaacacaagtacagaaaaccactgatcaccactggtGGGATACTCTCCTTGGGTGGTCACCTACAGCTACTGGAATACTTACTATAGCTCTCCACCCAATTATAGCATTGCTAATAGCAGTAGCGATCCTACTAATTCTCACTATAGCCATATATGTCTGGAATTGGAGACTTACCAGACGCATACAGGCTATATACGAGGCTCTTCACTTTACTCCGATACCAAAAAACAATAAGGCcctgaaaactagatttaaactATAAGATAAGTATTAGAGTTAGGAATAATTTCAGTAGTTAGTATAAGGATTATGAGTGAATTTTAGCTAACGAAAGAAGTAAAAGAACTtactactaggaaaagaaaggggggaattgaagtgagaaaccttaacaaaatagatgcaggcctctcagcaggatgggctcttgagataagggaggagctgcaactactgagtcccaagataaggaaggggaattcaaagaatgctaaattgacatgctgaagagacctaattgggtgaaaagtcacgagaggaagaagaggaatcttcaatcttcatcctgaagacccctgcccaagaccatcaggagacattgtgcaggcgcaacggggagggacttggggcgggatttatgataatgatttctcaaaactaattgtaatatctctccctattctcgggattatcatgaatatgtaaacacttacgctatagaaaggagctgcttttcgctccaaaatgtgcatgtttgtggaggagcgatcccccgtgcacccagcgctgaataaacataccttctttataaccttactggttgtaaagtcgtgactccgcacgtcatgACAAATTCTGTGTTAATGTTTATTTTGCTAGAATAAAAGTTTAGTGAAATAGTTGACTTGGGCATGATCACTGTTAGAGTGCAGTGTTAATATTCCATAATCATGAAGGCTCTTGGggagaattactttttttttctatcttcccACCACTCCAGGGAGTCATGACCCTGAAATAAACTTTATATTGAAAGGCCAGTGTCGAACACAGCCATGCGGCCACTTCCTATTGTGGTgctttgaccttggctaaatgccaggtacccaccaagtcgctctatcacttcccccccttcccctttttttctcaacagggcaaagaggggaaagaaaataagataggaaaaaaaaaccaacccttgtgggtaaaacaaaagcagttttaatataagcaaagcaaagcaaaggtccacgcgcggaagcaaaaaaaagaaaagagatttattctctacttcccatgaacaggcgatgtcgggccttctcaggaagcagggctcccatacgcggaggggttgcctcggaggaccaagggtgaccccacccccttcctcctttctcccagctttatactgagcagacgtcagatggtctggaatatccctttggtcagttcgggtcagctgtcctggttgtgtcccctcccaagatcttgcccaccccgtcccactgtgggggggaaatgtcggaaagagccttggtgctgtgtaagcactactcagcagtagccacaccaccagtgtgctatcaacaccctgccagctcccaacataaaacacagcaccatgagggctgctacaggggaaaaccaattctggctcagccagacccggtgcACCTATAAATACTGACCAGCCTCAGCTATACTTTTCCAGGGTGCTGCATTATTGTCCTAATCAGTAGATGAAGGATACTCTGCTTTTAAAGCTTCCTGGAGCCATTACCCTGTgcttctctcagctgctgcatAATCATAGGGTTTTGCGAGATGACATCCAAGCACTTTAATTCTTTAGGATTTAAATGTACATTATCTCCTCCAAAGTCCAATATTCACAATAGCCAGTGTGCCAGCCTTTCTCCTGGCTTTTGCTGATATGTTTTTGTTAAACCTTGCAATTTAGGCTGTATAAAATTGCGCACTGAGGTGGTGTGCTGGAATGTCCCCTGGGGGCCCCCTTTGCTTTGTGAATCACTAATGGCCAGAGGGAAATGCTGTTGCCACATGTCCTCTGACCCCTCTGTCCACTTTTCCTCACCAGAGGAACAAGGATCTTCATCCCACCATTCATCCTTCTGGCAAATAACTCGTACCTCAGCGGTAAATGCCTTGCAAATACCCTCCATGGCTGTGTGTGGGGCCAGCCAGGCACAAGGTTTCTCTCTTACTCGTTCTTTCTACAGAAAGGCATTTCTCACTGGGATCTGCTGACCACACCAAATGCTTTGCACCAGGAAGTGCTGGTCTGTTATGATCCCAGTAAGAAAGGCTCTTGGACTCTCTAaggcataattttaaaatgttttttattagaactaacactgaaaaaacccaaTAGCATAGATAATCTTACATCCCTTTAGATGGTGGGAACCCCAGGTGGCATAACATCCAACAGGCCTCTGATCCAAGCACAGCAGACTGTGCAGACCCTGTCCATAGAACAGATTCCCAGATTTCCCCCCTTTTGGTCATTCAATCTATTATaggattttcttacaagaaaaaaattcttgctgCACTCCTAGATAAAGGCAAAGCCATGCAGGTGGCATAATTGCTGGTACCAAGTGGGAGATGCCTGCAGGTTCCTCTGTTAGAATGAGCTGGCTGAGGTTATCCTGCAGCCAAGGGCTATGTGTAGCACAACACAGGCCTGAAGGCCAAGCCCTATATACAGCACAGACCTGGGCCTACTCAGGTTAACTGTTATGTGGATCACTAACTCCTCAATGTACAGTGGTCTTCTGGTCAGGATCACTACAGCAAGCAACCATTAACTTTTTATATCTgctgttgcgggaggatatcggacctgcacaactctatgagagttataacaaccaaagccgtttatttttccaatagtacatacttatgctctcgccaaagctcttacttcataattagcaaatcagcaattagacagttatcaaccttttctcctgtcagcatcagaccactctcacacgcgctgtgcagaccaatcaccttcttgttcacgcgctgttcacggcggtaacttctcacagttcagtacttttccacagttcagtgttgcagctgtccgttgtttttccctgccaccttggcacaactcagcagtctcttatctttctcccaaggcctgtttctcatcaaagccttgctgttgattcagagactgtgcaaggctgacaggccaatgtctcccgcAATCTGCTATGCTTTGTTATATCTATTTAATGTTGTCATCAACAGTTTTAGTGATAACTTGTTTTATTGTCCACAATCTTGTTGTCTGAATTGTGTCAAGCTTCTATGTGGTCTAGTTGTTAAATGACTTGAAATAAAATTTGGCATGTTCATTCTCAGCTTGAAATGCTCCAAGCTCATCTCTTCCTATGAGTGTGCCAAGAGCATAGACTGCAGGATGATTTACATCTGCACAGTTTTATCTATCTAAAGCTGCATTATTTTTATTGGGGGATGTTGCATGGTATATGTATGTGTACTTGGGGATCACCCTACCAAAGTCAAGTGTCTTAGCCATTTAGCAGTGTGGTCCTGCTGTGGGAGAAGGACGCTTCATGTGGAGGAGCCCTTATCACTCGTTGATCATGTACAGGCTTATTGCATCATGACCACTATTTTAGGAATATAAATTTTATAGAGTCTGTGTATAACCTTTTAAAACTAAagcaaatggggggggggggaagagagagctAGTGCTCATGTTTGTGTGAAATGCATTAAAGGCAGAATCAGTCAAATTACCTTGAATCTTAGAGTCTTGAGAAAGTCACTCTAAGAACACTGTGCATGGATCTCAATTGCTTGAGAGTATTAGGTGTGCTCAGAGCTTGCCTATTGGACATGTACCCCTCTCTTCCTGCCAGTGTATAAGCAAAGAGCTCTTGGGCTTCCTAGTGATCCTTTTACAATGACACTTTTAATCCTTTAACAtcctctttttcatctttcagaacTTCAAGACTAAACATaatgattttaaagaaatctcATATAAACAAATTTGAAAGATGGTAACTGTATTGACATTAATATGTGCACAACTTATTTATTGTATATTTACATCACACAGTTTCCTGAAGATATTTTATTACTTATGATACAAACAGGTATATTAGTTAATACTGTCGTATGTCACACCAGTGAAGCTTTCTGACAACTGTAGTGATATGTTTattgaaactgaatttttaacaTGGTTTTAGTGGTTtggtctctctttctcctttttttaaacaaatcagaaagaatgtattatttttgtttctttagctgACATCTGAAATGTTTCAAGCAGACCTTGAAAAAACATTGTTGATAAGCAAACTGGAATATGAAGAACACAAAATGGTATTTGCGGGCTTCATCCTAATGTAAAAGTTGTAAAAGTTGGAGGCTTGAATtgtaaaaatcatagaatcatagaatgatttgggatggaagggacctttaatGATCATCTAGGTCTGATCCCCTGCCATGGcccagggacatcttccactagatcaagttacTCAAAAAACTCCTGTCCAACCTAACCTTGAATACTTCCAATGATGGGctatccacaacttctctgggcaacctgttccagcgtctcaccaccctcatcgtaaaaaatgtcttccttatgtccaatatAAGcctaccctatttcagtttaaaactgtttgaagtgctaaggcttggacaataggcccaagccagagttgacctatagatgaatcctgtatattttataactgataaccattgtgctagtaggtattgtactaagttataacaaaccacctattctgatgtaaaaagtggaagtattgaagcctgaataacaggccctgagccaaagctgctgactcagtatgtagtcattaatgaaatatgcatagaagatgtagctatcttaaatgtatcttttccttcctttgtgtgtggataaaataatagggtcatggagacagttgtctgtcactgtggcctgatgtgagaccttgcgcataattcaatcagataagcagaggaactcccttaggttctcccttgagccctggccaggctctgggggaatctaatgtgagatgaaaaccagatatttccacttaaaacaaaggtgccagctattctaaCTAGCTGATtcttgggtatataaggctggacccgctcacagcaactttggaagcctcacctacgggtggacacaccacgtaggatttcccacttgccgggacaggctctccaaatcctcgctgtaaccggggctgcccagcgactgcgggtctggatgatggtaacgtatgcaagtggtgatggatctttcttaatcattattctctctctctcgtgtagtgatgttttgatgcattaccctgtattttcctatttgtttaagtgcactgttctgtcttttcttactgtatgttttctgtattattctgctatattatttagttatttctagtaaaatacgcctgctcttttcactctggtgtctgagtttaattggtatccctaatcagtaAAACACTGttgccccttgttctgtcactacaggctCTGGTAAATagcctttctccatctttcttataagccccctttaagtactgaaaggctgcaataaggtctccctggagccttctcttctccaggctaaacaaccacacctctctcagcctttcttcatagaagatGTTCCAGCCATCTGATGGTTTTTGTGGTcctgctctggacctgctctaacaggcccacatctttcttgtactggagacCCCAtagctgaacacaatactccaggtggggtctcccaAGAGCAGAATacagagggagaatcacctcccttgacctgctggccacgcttctttttatgcagcccggGATATGattagctttctgggctgcaagcgcacattgccaaCTCacgtccaatttttcatccagcAGTACCCCAAAGTGTTGcaggaggatattggacctgcacaactctgagagttataacaagcaaagccgtttatttttccaatagtacatacttatgctctcgccaaagctcttacttcataattagcaaatcagcaattagacagctatcaaccttttctcctgtcagcatcagaccactctaacacgcgctgtgcagaccaatcaccttcttgttcacgcactgttcacgcggcggtaacttctcacagttcagtacttttccacagttcagtgttgcagctgtccgttgtttttccctgctcccttggcacaactcggcagtttcttatctttctcccaaggcctgtttctcatcaaagcctagctgttgattcagaggctgtgcagggctgacaggccaatgcctcccacatctcccccttctttgttttgtagctgcacctccaagacttgtttcagagctttatcaattaaggtttagacaaacttcaaaaaacacagcatacctaaaacaattctacaaaaggctaaaaataaaacagcagttacaggtactagttgaaaagagtaggacagtctttgactaagtgttacaaaataaggaagatacagaatagcacacttacttaatggggtactaacattcagatccgcaattgctggggaaccctggatgcagcgagaatttagagtgcccttcctcgcaaaccagaaatcctacgcgatgcgtccatccgtaggtgaggcatccaacatcgctgcaagcaggtccagcctctaaatcaacaggccaaaataactggcaattttctttgagcggaaacatctgatttcatcctcctgttgggttccacccagagcctggccaccactcaagggggaaaaccaagggagtttctaataaggttaaacacttgagttcttaattcttaatattattAAACAAagttaaatacacacattcttacagcatttcatccttattaataactacattttgtctaagctacatctttcactagtgactagtaagcctatatatttcatcaaggagttgcaattactgtcagcattttctcttaaaagagttggcaactgtagtgtgattaaggacagagacagtgtatttggtcctattgcagcagcaagcattacccatacattctgcttaaatgatcagtcgaagagaccgcaaactgtcggcacaggggcacccacagcacccacagccggctcctgagtgtccaccaaaagctgcctctcacgcctcaggtgtggtcgcacacaccttgccggtaaccaccggggaccgtgacctgtggagacacaagcataacctcttccccaggttattaaaggatatggtccttcccagttagcactttccaggttttttgctgacacttgagccttgccctggacttcttgttgatctggtatctgcgatgagaagtgatgcaatattggtggcacctgtgagacaggggaaatg is from Strix aluco isolate bStrAlu1 chromosome W, bStrAlu1.hap1, whole genome shotgun sequence and encodes:
- the LOC141917728 gene encoding uncharacterized protein LOC141917728 — protein: MAKKGGMLVGCARNGFELASIISVVTPPPSRKQISRFSKRLFDLWKCCELGCCSTPGVSNNKWPWSQAHLAYTETIGKKSEIRGLTLATVVTYEEGSGGYVYKKGIWNESEGIPQIRGISGEEINIGCRMVDGTKYSGSTQISISTSQGKIVTDCGSSKLECWHDHILEQNVTVEYLWKRQGNGLKFKFRIQVQAEPTWLSFSLTETVEVSCIWKHPDENITFRIKNGTRPIKPTTTTVKPTITTMVKPIAPPYPGYHIYETGPHIIRKTGQQIVLYNPKWSLKQIELHLQLDMSGVHQKCLPFIKATQEGWREWLKSRTMRSKRDVTGVLGTGLGVLNSIDSEVIMNKLASATGELVKLKQPLISSLLALGNHEWLTSKLLPDWEKNNIKDHLMIVEGLEMIPKDISWALSCIQTQMWMQIVISDILREGEEGILPTEIRKIIWDKAKPQERELQSWWKLVNFTYERQDDKIIAFVLTVVEAAQHSIYPVTSIGLNHGGMIISPVGHGRWAWKQGDKWQTVNTELCINMGQQGYVCEGNGIQAEDMCLDTHQKECHFEIQSSINNDTVMIYIGEGCICLRTLCTSVLIDGYFKVKIGNYSNHCVCNFTKIEGCDFAYTIPVLTSQVIESDYALIRKIDPVSIGMNLDRIKEMLQHKDLISILEDVKRKGKEMLVVVKHDTEQIHEILTQVQKTTDHHWWDTLLGWSPTATGILTIALHPIIALLIAVAILLILTIAIYVWNWRLTRRIQAIYEALHFTPIPKNNKALKTRFKL